The following is a genomic window from Marinobacter sp. NP-4(2019).
GACCTGTCGGCGACTGACGAGCGGCTGCGCGGCCACCGCGAGGGCCTGCCGGATTCGGATTTCACGGTATTCTATCAGTTGATGTCGATAGCCCGGAACCGCGACATCATGCTCAAGGTGGCCCTGAACGAGGACGACCTGAGCCTGCCCACCGCCACTGGGGTGTTTCCGTCCGCCAACTGGTACGAGCGGGAGGTGTGGGATATGTTCGGTATCAACTTTGCCGGCCATCCGCACCTTGAGCGAATCCTGATGCCGCCGACCTGGACCGGGCACCCGCTGCGAAAGGATTACCCCGCCCGGGCCACGGAGTTTGATCCCTACACATTGACGGTGGAAGGCCAGCAGACTGAGCAGGAAGCACTCCAGTTCGTGCCCGAGGCCTGGGGCATGGCGCGGGAGCGGGACGGAGCCGAGTTCATGTTCCTGAACCTTGGGCCCAACCACCCATCCGCCCACGGTGCCTTTCGCATTGTGCTGCAGCTGGACGGCGAGGAAATCGTCGACTGCGTGCCGGACATCGGCTATCACCACCGCGGCGCGGAGAAAATGGCCGAGCGCCAGTCCTGGCATAGCTTCATTCCTTACACCGACCGTATCGACTACACCGGCGGGGTGATGAACAACCTGCCCTATGTGCTGGCGGTGGAGAAGCTGGCGGGTATTGCCGTGCCGGACCGGGTAAAGACGATCCGGGTGATGATGGCAGAGATGTTCCGAATCACCAGCCATCTGCTGTTCCTCGGAACTTACCTGCAGGATCTGGGGGCCATGACCCCGGTGTTCTTCACTTTCAGTGACCGCCAGCGGGGCTACAAGGTGATAGAGGGCATCACCGGTTTTCGCATGCACCCGGCCTGGTATCGCATCGGAGGGGTGATGCAGGATTTGCCCCAGGGCTGGGAACAGCTGGTCCAGGAGTTCCTGGACTGGATGCCAGCCCGCCTGCGGGAGTACGAGCGGGCCATGATGGAGAACGCTCTGGTCCGGGAAAGGACGCGGAACATAGCTGCTTTTGACACGTCCGAGGCGTTGGCGTGGGGGGTCACCGGCCCGAACCTTCGGGCCACGGGATGCAACTTCGATCTGCGCAAACAGCGCCCCTATTCCGGCTACGACAACTTCGAATTCGAGGTGCCGTTGGGGCACCGGGGCGACGTCTTTGACCGGGGGCAGGTGCGCATTGAAGAAATGCGCCAGAGCTTGCGGATTATCCAGCAATGCGTGGACCACATGCCGTCGGGCGACTTCAAGGCGGACCACCCCCTGACCACGCCACCGCCCCGGGAGCGCATGCTGGAACATATTGAAACCCTGATCACCCACTTTCTGCAGGTGTCCTGGGGGCCAGTGCTCAAACCCCAGGAATCGATGCAGATGGTGGAGGCCACCAAGGGCATCAACAGTTACTACCTGACCAGTGATGGCGACACCATCAGTTACCGGACCCGGATACGAACGCCCAGTTTCCCGCACCTTCAGCAGATTCCCAGTGTGATGCGCGGTGGCTTTGTGCCGGACCTGATCGCCCATCTGGGCAGTATTGATTTTGTAATGGCCGACGTGGACCGTTGATGATGGAACAGACACCGCCTTCAAACCAGCAGACCCTCGCCACCGACGGCTTCCGGCTGCATCCGGAGGACGAGGCGGCCATTCGCGTGGAGGCCAGCCACTACGAGCAGCCCCAGGCGGCCTGTATTGAGGCTCTGAAGATCGTCCAGCGTCGCCATGGCTGGGTGCCGGATGACGCGATTCCGGCCATCGCCCGGGTGTTGGGTGTGGGACCGGCCAGTGTTGAGGGCGTGGCCACCTTTTACAGCCTGATTTTCCGGCAGCCGGTGGGGCGCCATGTGATCCTGGTGTGCGACAGCAGTTCCTGTTTCCTGACCGGGTCTGACCAGCTCCGGCAGAACCTGAGCGGCAGGCTCGGCATCGAATTGGGTGAAACCACCGCCGACAACCGGTTCACTCTGCTCCCGGTGTGTTGCCTGGGGGCCTGTGACGGTGCCCCGGCCATGATGATTGATGACGAGGTCTACGGTCCGGTCGGTGCCGACGATCTGGCCGATGTCCTGGAGCGTTACCCATGAACAGCCAGCGCCAGTCTCCTGTCTATCGCAGCCGTCTGCTCCAGTCTGCCTCGGAACGGACACCGGACACCCATCCGCTGACCTGGCGGCTTCGGGACGACGGCCAGGTGGTGGACCGGAAAGACTATGAATCGAAGCAAGGCTACGAGGCTGTTCGGCAGGTACTGGGTGCCGGGGATCCCCAGGCAGTCAT
Proteins encoded in this region:
- the nuoC gene encoding NADH-quinone oxidoreductase subunit C/D encodes the protein MIRSQTTSMSNSADNADGGIVEVLKRDFGTGVRHCQQTRTGMPVLWVLRAALTDILGYLKSLDAPFDLLYDLSATDERLRGHREGLPDSDFTVFYQLMSIARNRDIMLKVALNEDDLSLPTATGVFPSANWYEREVWDMFGINFAGHPHLERILMPPTWTGHPLRKDYPARATEFDPYTLTVEGQQTEQEALQFVPEAWGMARERDGAEFMFLNLGPNHPSAHGAFRIVLQLDGEEIVDCVPDIGYHHRGAEKMAERQSWHSFIPYTDRIDYTGGVMNNLPYVLAVEKLAGIAVPDRVKTIRVMMAEMFRITSHLLFLGTYLQDLGAMTPVFFTFSDRQRGYKVIEGITGFRMHPAWYRIGGVMQDLPQGWEQLVQEFLDWMPARLREYERAMMENALVRERTRNIAAFDTSEALAWGVTGPNLRATGCNFDLRKQRPYSGYDNFEFEVPLGHRGDVFDRGQVRIEEMRQSLRIIQQCVDHMPSGDFKADHPLTTPPPRERMLEHIETLITHFLQVSWGPVLKPQESMQMVEATKGINSYYLTSDGDTISYRTRIRTPSFPHLQQIPSVMRGGFVPDLIAHLGSIDFVMADVDR
- the nuoE gene encoding NADH-quinone oxidoreductase subunit NuoE, producing the protein MMEQTPPSNQQTLATDGFRLHPEDEAAIRVEASHYEQPQAACIEALKIVQRRHGWVPDDAIPAIARVLGVGPASVEGVATFYSLIFRQPVGRHVILVCDSSSCFLTGSDQLRQNLSGRLGIELGETTADNRFTLLPVCCLGACDGAPAMMIDDEVYGPVGADDLADVLERYP